The Chitinophagales bacterium genomic sequence TAAAAGCTTTGACCCATTTTTCCCAAATATAATTGATAGCTGAATCGTTGGGGTGCAACATATCAGAAGCATAAAAACGATAATCCCTGAGGTCATCCATCAGCAACTCATAGGCGGGAAAATAATACACTTCATCATGTGCCTGTACCAACTGATCACAGGCCAACAACAAATGCGCTTTGCTGAGCTGGTTTTGATGAAAGCCATCTTTTAAATGCCTGACCGGACTTACGCTTAATAATATTTTCAGCTTAGGATTAAAAGCCTCTAAATCCTGAATAAGTATATTTAATTCAGCAAAGCTTCTTTCGTGTGAGATGAGTATTCGCTCGAATTCACGTGCAGAAATTTTATGACAATTGGCTACAGCAAAGGCTTCTTTTTTATAAAAATAAGTATAACTGCTTCCAAATGTGAGGATCAAAAGTTTTGCTGATTTTAAACTTTGTTTCAAGTTTTTTTCACTTTCCGAAATACGTTTTAACAATTCGTTTTTATCAGGAGCAGAAAAACTCCCGTGATGTATAAAGCTGTGCCAAAGTCCGTTTTGCTGAACCAGGTATCTCTCATCAAAACTAACACCAGCTATGGTATTTCTTAAATTATGGGCAATTACCAAAGGGCTGTAAATTACACCATAGGGGCGGGCACAAACTTTAAATTTATAATACTGCAACTTGCTGCTCAAATGGTCGGCAAAGCAGGAACCCACGGAAACAATGCCATCGCTGTGTGCAAGTTTATGCGGAAAATCCTTAGGATCTAATTCTGTTCTGAAGCTTGAGTGCATCAATATTTTAGTACTAATTTAAGCAATGTATGTCGGATATCAAGAATACATGACAAATTGTGCCCTTACATAAAAAATCTGTGGATAAAAGCAGCACAGCAAAATATTTGCCTATTGGCAAACAAATTTAGCAATCTGTAGGTTGAGTTAAGCGATAGTGGTAAAATGATGATTTGTAGAACAACCCTTAATTGCTATAAAAGAAAGCAGCTAATTTTTGATTATTTTTGCACTTGAGAGTACTGCTTCAGCAATTAATAAATTAAGCAATAATGATTCTTCCAATAGTAGCTTTTGGCGACCCTGTGTTGAGACAGGAGACCAATGAAATTGATCAGAACTATCCAAAATTAAACGAGCTGATCGAAAACATGAAACAAACCATGCACAATGCTCCCGGTGTAGGGCTTGCTGCTCCACAGATAGGACTGCCCATCAGGCTTTTTGTGGTTGATACCGAATCCATTTATGAAGATGAAAAAGGAAAAGAAGACCAGGGCATTCAAAAAGTATTTATCAATCCCATCATAACAGAAGAATGGGGTAAAATATGGGACTTTGAAGAAGGCTGCCTGAGCATTCCGGGCATTCGCGAGAAAGTAAAGCGGCAGAGGAATATCAAAATTGAATATTACGATGAAAACTTTATCTTGAAAGAAGAAGCTTTTGACGGACTAAATGCCCGCGTGATACAGCACGAATATGATCATATTGAAGGTGTTTTGTTTACCGACCATTTGGGTGGGATGAAAAAAAGAAGGCTTCAGCGCAAATTAAGATCCATCAGCAAAGGAGATATAGATATTGCCTATAAAATGCGCTTCCCAAAAAAATAAGCGGGATTCCTATTCACTTGGGTTGAGGTTTAAGCCCAAAACCAGCTTTTTTCCTTAGGCTATTTTCCTGATTTATTCACATTTCTCTTTTTTTAAAGGAAAGTGTCTTTTTTTTAAGTCAATTCAATACCCTGAAATCATCAAAAAACAAGTTCTGGTGCATTTTAAAATTTCTACAATTTTAAAATTATTTACCTTAGAAAGTAATAACCTGATTACAATAATTATTTAAGGGTATTCAGAGCAATAAATAATTTCAGAATTCAGGTTAATAATTTGAGGAATATGTACTTCAGGTGTTTTATCACAGTAATTATTTTGAGTTATTGCGTTGTTCTATCGCTGTCTGCTCAAAATAATGGACTCGATAAAAATGCTGTACGCATTAGCAAGGATAAAATAAAACCTGGAGCAGCAAATAGCCTGAAAACTGAAAAAGCAGCATTCGTTTTTCAAAATCTGCACAAATTAGATTTTTACCAGCACGAGAATAATTTAAAGCGGCTTAAAAAATTTCATCAAAAGGAGAAATGGGAGGATTTATTGCCCTTGCTGGAAGATTATATTAGCAAATTCGGAATTTTGAACTTTGCGCATGACAGCGACTTGCTCTGGATGCTCGGCCAATTGTATGAAAAAAATAATGAAATAGAACACGCCAAATGGATTTACAGGATTTTGCTCAAAAACATTAAGGAAGATGCAGACAAAGTGAGAAAGAACTTTGAAGCATATAATCCGGAAAAGCCCTCAGATTATGTGCCTATTGATTATTATTACGAATTGGTAGAATACCGCAGGCAAATCGATACCATACAACCACCACAAGGGATATTGCTCAATATGGGAGACTCTATCAATTCTCCATATGCAGATTATGGGCCAGCATTAAACAGCAGTGATGATATATTGCTGTTTACATCTAAGCGCAATATTATGCGCAATAGAGGAGATGAATTTGTTAACGAGGATATTTTTTACAGCGAACGACTAGGCCCCGACCAATGGACAGCTGCTCAAGCATATGAAGGAATTAACAGCGCTTACAATGAGGGCTCTGCTTGTCTGAGTCCTGACAATCAAATGATTTATTTCGTGCGCTGCCATGCACCGGATGGTTTTGGAAATTGTGATATATACAGTGCCGAAAGAAAGAGAAACGGTTCCTGGGGAAATGTCAAAAACCTCGGCCCGAATGTAAACAGCGAAGAATGGGATTCTCATCCCGCGCTTAGCATAAGTGGTGACACTTTGTATTTTTCTTCGGGACGCAAAGGTGGTTTTGGCGGGACTGATATTTATTATTCTGTAAAAGGGAAAAATGACAAATGGGGCAGAGCATACAATCTTGGCCCCAAGATAAATACCATAGGTGTAGAAGTCAGTCCGTTTATCCACCCTAAATTCAACCTGCTCTATTTTAGCTCAAACAATCAGTTGCTGAATTTTGGCAATTTCGACATTTACAAAAGCTACTATATCGATGGAGATTGGACAGAGCCTAGAAATATTGGCCCATTGGTAAATGGCAAAGGTGATGAATTTTATTTCACAATAGATTCTGAATCGAAGCAGCTATTTTATGCCCGCTCCGAGGGAAAGAATATGGAAAACCTTAACCTCTATTCTTTTCCACTACCTATGGAAGCACAACCAATGGCTTACACCAATTTTTCAGGAGTTTTGATCGATTCCAGTTCTGGAAAACCTTTGAAGGGGATGGTTTCTGTTATTGATTTGAGTAGAGGTATTGAAGTTGCGCCAAAATTTATAAGAGAAGACGGGAGTTTTGATTTCAACCTGATTGAAGACAATGAATATTTGCTCGTAATTCAGGGCGAAGATTTCTTTCGTATTGAGCAAGCATTCAGATTGAATCAGGATACAAGTTTCACTGTGAATGCAGAAATGATCAACAAAGTGCGCATCAAATTTGAGAGTATTGAATTTGCCAGCAACAGCGCTGAGATATTGCCTGAAATGAAAGGCGACCTGATCAAACTCGTGGACTTTATGCTGGACAATCCGGATAAAAAATTAAAAATTGGCGGGCATACTGACTCAAAGGGCGACCCAGCTCACAATAACGAGCTATCACAAGACCGGGCAGATGCCATTAAAAAGTTTATCATCGACAAAGGTAAAATAGCTGAGGAGCGGATTATCGCCATAGGTTATGGCAGCTCAAAACCGATCATTAAAGAAGAAAAAACCGATGAAGACCGCAGAATCAATCGCAGGGTAGAATTTGAGATTCTAAGAAGTTATTGATCTGAATTTGATAATTACTGCCCTTCTTTGAAAAGCACTTGATCACCTTCAAATTCAAATTCACCAATTACTTTATATTCTGTCCTCCTGTTCATGGCACGGCCTTCAGGATTATCACTGCCATCGGGTTTTGTATTGGGTGCAATGGGTTGACTTTCGCCATAGCCTTTTGCAATTAACTGATCTTTTGACACGCCTTTTTCAAGCAAATAATCTACACAGGCCTGCGCTCTTTTTTGGGATAAACGCTGATTGTAACCGGCTGATCCAATACTGTCGGTATGAGAAGAAAGCTCAAATATCAGGCTTTCATTTTCTGAGAGAATTGTATAAAGCTGATCAAGGGTTTCTTTTGATGCTTCATTGAGTTCTGCGCTGTTGTATGCATAATAAATATTGCTTAGCGTATAGGACTTGTCTTTTCTGATTTTTTCCAAAGTAGCATCCACTTCAAAAGTATCCGACTCAAAAACACCTTTCGTTTGGATGCTTTCAGTAAAAGTGAAATAGCCTTGTTTTTTAAATTCCATTTCAAAATCTTTACCGGCCTTCAGATTGTGAAAATAACTTGTAAGGTTCTTGTTTGAATCAATGGCAAAAAGTGCTCGTTTACCATTCTCAACACTGTAAATTGCTATGTCCACCCCTTTAAGCGGACTTGTTGTTGTAGAATCTACTTGTTCTTTAATTTTACCTTTTACAGCAAAATCGGGGACAAACAAATCTTTGGCCATAAAAATATCATCGCAGCAGGTTTCACTTTTCAGACCAATGATACCGGGACGATTGGAAACGAAATAATAGCTTCGCCTGTCTTCTCCGGGGGCGTAAAACTGATCATCGGCACTGGAGTTGATTGGGTAACCCAGGTTAACTGGTTCAGTCCATTCTTGCAAACTTCCTTCAGCACTGAAATTGTCGAAACCGCCCAAGCCCGGATGCATATCAGAACTGAAATAAAGCAGGCCATGCTCCGCATAGTAAAGGGGTGTTTTTTCATTGCCCGAGGTGTTGATCACCGGGCCTAAATTGTTTACGCTATTTACTTTCCCGTTTTCACCAACCTCTGCATAATAAATATCATAGCCGCCTTCACCATCATTTCTGTCAGAGGAAAAATAAAGGATGTCAAAATCTCCTTCAGACTCCGCAACGGCCGGATGTGTGTTGTTTGATTTGGATGCATTCACTTCATTTCCAAGTGCTACTGCTTCCGACCATGATCCGCCAATTTTTGTAGTCTGAAATATCTTACAAGTGATATTGGCATTGCCTTCGTCCTGACATTTTGTAAAATATGCCCTTTTACCATCCGCAGATAAGCTGAAATTACCGGAGTGGAAATCAGGACCATTGAATGGTGGAGACAAAGGTTTTACGGCTTTCCAATTTTCTCCTTTAGGAGCAGGTATTTTAGTATAAATTCTGGAATAATGCTTTTTATTTCCCCGGTAAAATTGCTGATTTAGAATGCTATCCATATTCAATGAAGAATAATAAAATTCAGCATCATAAACACGTGGAGCATACTCTGTAAAAGGGCCATTTACAGGCCGCTCCAAATGTGTGACTTTATAATTCACCGAATCTTTAATCAATTTCTTGGCAAACTCACAGAATTCAATTTTCTGTTTAGCCCTATCTGACCAGGGCGCGGTGTTTTTCTTTACTGCATCAGCGTAGGTATTTTTAGCTGCATCATATTTGCCTTGCATATTCAGCATCAATGCTTTGTAATAGTAGGTCTCGGCATTGGTATTGCCCGCGGAAATAGCTTTTTTAAAATGTGATTCTGCATTTTTATAGTCTCTGGCTTCCATGTAGCAGTAGGCAATTTTGTAAAACAGTTGATTGTTGCCTGGGCGTTCCTCCAAAAAACTTTTATAGAGCTCCATAGCCTGAAAATAATTGCCATATTCAAATGCATTGTCAGCGAATTTCAGCTTTTTCTTGTAGGGCAAATCTTTGAGGGGATCCTGTTTTTCTGCATTGGAGTTTTCCTGCGCAAAAAGCAGGTATGGTAAGACAATAGCAAGTATAAAGATTAGGGATTTAAATTTCATTATAAATCTTCTGTTAGTTGTTTATTAAAATCTCGGACAATACAGCGATGGATCTACTTCGGGAACAGGCACATAAGGAGCGGTATAAGTCAATGATAATTCCGCAGCTCCATTTGTGGCATTCAATGTGGAAGCATTAACATCATATGACAATCCAAGTTTAAAGCTGTGGTACTGAAGTCCTACATAAGGTATTACAGCATCTTTTACGCGGTAAAATGCTCCGAGCAAGAGCTCGGTTTTTTCTTTGAGGTTGATGGCAGAAGCAAGTCCGAAATTATGCTGTGAAGCTTTGGCCTGATGCATATATAAATAGGCAGGTAAAAGCGAAATTTTATCGTTCAACCGCCAGTCAAAGCTCAGGTTCGCATTGTATCTTCTTGGTACATTACCGGCTCTGCTTTGGTCGGAAAAAGAAATTTCAGGTTCTAAAATATGAAATGCTGCTACACCAAATGAAAAACGCAAGTCTTCCGATAGCCTGGAGTTCCATGCAATGCCTATATTTAAATCAAAATTGGCAGCATTGCCCGCAAGACCCTGATCCGCCCCTCCTCCAACAAAATTATTGAGCTCATCATATTGGTCTCCAAATTTAATATCCTGCAAACTATACTGAAGATAACCACCCTGAAGCCCAAATGACAATGCGTGATTTTTTGCAATTACTTTGTGATACGCTACAGAAGCCATAAAATTGACACGCTTTAAATTTGCTCCGGCAGAACGGTCATTCACAAAATAGGCACCCACACCAATCATATCACTATTTTTCAATCGAATAGGTGCATCTGCAGATAAGCCTGGTGTTGAAAAAGAAGTTCTTCCATTGATTGGTCCCGGCCACTGATTGCGATAAATTGCTGTAGCCCTAAAGCTTCCATCAAAGTTTCCCGTCATTGCCGGATTAAAAAAGACTGGTACATTAAAAAATTGTGAGAAATGCACATCCTGGGCTTTTAGCAATTCACTCCCGAATGTGAAAATTATAATAACGACAATTAATTTTTTCATCTGTTTAAAATTTTTCTGCTTGTTCCAAAAATGCAGAAAAATTTCTGCACAGATGGAACCGCTTCGCTCTCACATGAATTTATTTTAATCATCTTCATGTGTGATTTTTGATTAAAAAAATTCATGCTTGTTTGGATTATTAATTTTATCTAACGAGAACAAAATCACCGGATTCACTTACACGACTTCCATTTGGAAGTTCAATGTCGGCTCTGAAAAGATAAGTGTCCATAGCTTGTAGTGTTCCTTTATATCGCCCATCCCAGTTTCCTGCATTATCTGTATAGATCAATTCCCCCCAGCGATTGTATATTTTGAACTCCAGCACTTCCACTCCTTCACTCTTGATAATTTCATAATTGTCATTGTGGCCATCCCCATTGGGAGTGAAACCCTCTGGAAATACATAAAGCGTATGGTCAACGTTAACAACTACAGTATCTGTTTTTCTACAACCATTCTCATCTATTACTGTAACAATATAACTGGTTGTGGAATCGGGAGAAGCTGTCACATATTCACCGGTAGTGTTATTTAATCCAGCATCCGGCTCCCATAAGTACTCGTAAAAAGGAGCACCTCCCGCAGTGTATATTACCTCAAGGTCGGTTGATGTGCCATATGAAATTGTAACATCGGCACTTGCCTCAAGCTCAAGACTGTCCGGTTCATAAATTACAAGCGTATCTGTTGCCTGGCAATTGTTAGCATCGGTGATAGTAAGGCTATATTCGCCTGGCGATAGACCGGAAATACTATCTCCGCTTAATCCCGGGGCATTCCATTCGTAAGTGAAATCCGGGGTTCCGATAATCGCATCTACAACTATAACTCCATCATTATTTCCGTAACAACTCACATCATTCACATTTGAATAATCAAGGCTTGGACTCGGTCTGGCCAGAGCATATGCTTCGTATTGATAAGTGTCCCAGCCATTAATTGCTAAAGTATTGAAAGCACCAGATACTCCGCCCGGATTGGGGCGTGTGCTTTCCCATTGTGGAACACCTTCCCAGTGTGCTACTTCGCTCCAGTCGCCATCGGATGCAGCATCGTAGAAGAAAGTAAGATCAACAGCGCCCTGACCTTCTGTGGTATCAATCAGGTGATAAAATTCGGGGTTGATCTCGCAAATATCCGGGGCAGTTTCACTTCTGTCAAATCCTTCACTCGTAGCATCCACATTAGCCATTCTTACTTCAAAGGTTTTGGGGTTGGATACTGGCGGAGTGATTGTAATAGGTCGATAACGCTGAGTGCCAATAGATGAACCTACGGGAAAAAGATAAGTAGTATCCCTGTTCATTTCCCTGGAAAGCCTGCCATCAGCAAGACTGCTTACAAAACCTGTTGTTCGTGAAACTGCACTTACTCCGGGGTTTATCACAAACATTTTACTGGTATCAGTGGCCAATTCCCTGTCATTGAGCTCTAAAAGACTGTTGACTTTGGCATCAATGGTTTGTGTTTTAATTCCTGTTCCTGTCAATTGCAAGTGGTAAAATTCCGTAACGGAATCACCGGTGATCAATTGATTGGCACCGTACAATTCTACTGTGCTTGAATCTGCTATAAAGACCCCGCTATTTTCCCAGTGTCTTTCCACTTCGTAGCGGCCTTTGGCCATTCCACCTGTTGCGGTATCAGTATTGATAAAGTCCTCTTCTATAATAAAACGCCCCGCATTACTGATGTATCCCGTTTCATTGTTTACCGAATTGGTTTTTACAATTACCAGTGCACTGTCCTTGATGGAAATAAGTGCCCCGTTGTTGTTGACCAGTGCCTGGGAAAAAACACTGAATAAGGATCCTGCGAACAGGAGCAATGTTAAAAACAATTCTTTATAATAATTGATCTTCATTATAATTTCAGCTTAAGTATATGGCAAAAATTGTAGGTCTAAGTTAAGAATATTTATAGTTTCTCCTGTAAGGGCAAAACTGGTTTTATTGCAATACGGAAAGTGTCATATGATGCGAATCGTGGGTGCTTGGCCACACAACGGCATTTAAAGTTCCAAAGATTCCATCAGTGTATCCCTGTACCCTTAAGGTATAAGAATTTCCTACTGTTAGTCCGCTGATCACTTTTGTAAATGTACAGCTCCAGGGAGTAATAGTGCCGGTAACATCATCATAGCTTTGCATGGTAGTGTTTGTTCCACCTATGGTGCTATTGTTTGTAGTGTTTCTTACCCTAAAAAGCACATTGGCCATAGAATTGGTATAGGCAAAACCCGAAGCAGAAAACATTACCAAAGCAGTTGATTTGGTAGCTGTAAAAGTCAAGGTGCTTAATCCGGGCACATTGGAATATGAAGCAGCCGTAATTTCAATATTAGAAGTAAGTGAGGTGCTAACTACATCTGCTGTGGGGCCGGGAGGTCCTTGTGGTCCTGTCGCTCCCTGAGGGCCTGTTGCGCCTTGAGGCCCGGCTGGTCCTGTTTGACCGATTGGCCCCTGTGGCCCTGTTGGTCCAGGATCGCCTTGCGGCCCCTGTGGACCTGTCTGACCTATTGGTCCTTGAGGGCCTGTGGGACCAGGGTCACCTTGAGGTCCCTGCGGGCCTTGCGGGCCTTGCGGGCCTTGCGGGCCAGTTTGACCAATCGGTCCCTGTGGACCGGGGTCGCCTTGAGGACCTTGTGAACCAGGATCGCCCTGTGGTCCTGCCGGCCCGGGACTACCTTGCGGACCTTGAGGGCCTGTTGCTCCCGTGGGACCAACTGGTCCTTGCG encodes the following:
- a CDS encoding OmpA family protein, producing the protein MKFKSLIFILAIVLPYLLFAQENSNAEKQDPLKDLPYKKKLKFADNAFEYGNYFQAMELYKSFLEERPGNNQLFYKIAYCYMEARDYKNAESHFKKAISAGNTNAETYYYKALMLNMQGKYDAAKNTYADAVKKNTAPWSDRAKQKIEFCEFAKKLIKDSVNYKVTHLERPVNGPFTEYAPRVYDAEFYYSSLNMDSILNQQFYRGNKKHYSRIYTKIPAPKGENWKAVKPLSPPFNGPDFHSGNFSLSADGKRAYFTKCQDEGNANITCKIFQTTKIGGSWSEAVALGNEVNASKSNNTHPAVAESEGDFDILYFSSDRNDGEGGYDIYYAEVGENGKVNSVNNLGPVINTSGNEKTPLYYAEHGLLYFSSDMHPGLGGFDNFSAEGSLQEWTEPVNLGYPINSSADDQFYAPGEDRRSYYFVSNRPGIIGLKSETCCDDIFMAKDLFVPDFAVKGKIKEQVDSTTTSPLKGVDIAIYSVENGKRALFAIDSNKNLTSYFHNLKAGKDFEMEFKKQGYFTFTESIQTKGVFESDTFEVDATLEKIRKDKSYTLSNIYYAYNSAELNEASKETLDQLYTILSENESLIFELSSHTDSIGSAGYNQRLSQKRAQACVDYLLEKGVSKDQLIAKGYGESQPIAPNTKPDGSDNPEGRAMNRRTEYKVIGEFEFEGDQVLFKEGQ
- a CDS encoding T9SS type B sorting domain-containing protein produces the protein MKINYYKELFLTLLLFAGSLFSVFSQALVNNNGALISIKDSALVIVKTNSVNNETGYISNAGRFIIEEDFINTDTATGGMAKGRYEVERHWENSGVFIADSSTVELYGANQLITGDSVTEFYHLQLTGTGIKTQTIDAKVNSLLELNDRELATDTSKMFVINPGVSAVSRTTGFVSSLADGRLSREMNRDTTYLFPVGSSIGTQRYRPITITPPVSNPKTFEVRMANVDATSEGFDRSETAPDICEINPEFYHLIDTTEGQGAVDLTFFYDAASDGDWSEVAHWEGVPQWESTRPNPGGVSGAFNTLAINGWDTYQYEAYALARPSPSLDYSNVNDVSCYGNNDGVIVVDAIIGTPDFTYEWNAPGLSGDSISGLSPGEYSLTITDANNCQATDTLVIYEPDSLELEASADVTISYGTSTDLEVIYTAGGAPFYEYLWEPDAGLNNTTGEYVTASPDSTTSYIVTVIDENGCRKTDTVVVNVDHTLYVFPEGFTPNGDGHNDNYEIIKSEGVEVLEFKIYNRWGELIYTDNAGNWDGRYKGTLQAMDTYLFRADIELPNGSRVSESGDFVLVR
- a CDS encoding OmpA family protein, with translation MYFRCFITVIILSYCVVLSLSAQNNGLDKNAVRISKDKIKPGAANSLKTEKAAFVFQNLHKLDFYQHENNLKRLKKFHQKEKWEDLLPLLEDYISKFGILNFAHDSDLLWMLGQLYEKNNEIEHAKWIYRILLKNIKEDADKVRKNFEAYNPEKPSDYVPIDYYYELVEYRRQIDTIQPPQGILLNMGDSINSPYADYGPALNSSDDILLFTSKRNIMRNRGDEFVNEDIFYSERLGPDQWTAAQAYEGINSAYNEGSACLSPDNQMIYFVRCHAPDGFGNCDIYSAERKRNGSWGNVKNLGPNVNSEEWDSHPALSISGDTLYFSSGRKGGFGGTDIYYSVKGKNDKWGRAYNLGPKINTIGVEVSPFIHPKFNLLYFSSNNQLLNFGNFDIYKSYYIDGDWTEPRNIGPLVNGKGDEFYFTIDSESKQLFYARSEGKNMENLNLYSFPLPMEAQPMAYTNFSGVLIDSSSGKPLKGMVSVIDLSRGIEVAPKFIREDGSFDFNLIEDNEYLLVIQGEDFFRIEQAFRLNQDTSFTVNAEMINKVRIKFESIEFASNSAEILPEMKGDLIKLVDFMLDNPDKKLKIGGHTDSKGDPAHNNELSQDRADAIKKFIIDKGKIAEERIIAIGYGSSKPIIKEEKTDEDRRINRRVEFEILRSY
- a CDS encoding PorP/SprF family type IX secretion system membrane protein, producing MKKLIVVIIIFTFGSELLKAQDVHFSQFFNVPVFFNPAMTGNFDGSFRATAIYRNQWPGPINGRTSFSTPGLSADAPIRLKNSDMIGVGAYFVNDRSAGANLKRVNFMASVAYHKVIAKNHALSFGLQGGYLQYSLQDIKFGDQYDELNNFVGGGADQGLAGNAANFDLNIGIAWNSRLSEDLRFSFGVAAFHILEPEISFSDQSRAGNVPRRYNANLSFDWRLNDKISLLPAYLYMHQAKASQHNFGLASAINLKEKTELLLGAFYRVKDAVIPYVGLQYHSFKLGLSYDVNASTLNATNGAAELSLTYTAPYVPVPEVDPSLYCPRF
- a CDS encoding GSCFA domain-containing protein — protein: MHSSFRTELDPKDFPHKLAHSDGIVSVGSCFADHLSSKLQYYKFKVCARPYGVIYSPLVIAHNLRNTIAGVSFDERYLVQQNGLWHSFIHHGSFSAPDKNELLKRISESEKNLKQSLKSAKLLILTFGSSYTYFYKKEAFAVANCHKISAREFERILISHERSFAELNILIQDLEAFNPKLKILLSVSPVRHLKDGFHQNQLSKAHLLLACDQLVQAHDEVYYFPAYELLMDDLRDYRFYASDMLHPNDSAINYIWEKWVKAFISEKSKSLLKEIDAIQKGIAHRPLHSLPESEKAFAKKLLQKIDQLKEKIPELDFEKESEKLLQR
- the def gene encoding peptide deformylase gives rise to the protein MILPIVAFGDPVLRQETNEIDQNYPKLNELIENMKQTMHNAPGVGLAAPQIGLPIRLFVVDTESIYEDEKGKEDQGIQKVFINPIITEEWGKIWDFEEGCLSIPGIREKVKRQRNIKIEYYDENFILKEEAFDGLNARVIQHEYDHIEGVLFTDHLGGMKKRRLQRKLRSISKGDIDIAYKMRFPKK